In Canis lupus familiaris isolate Mischka breed German Shepherd chromosome 24, alternate assembly UU_Cfam_GSD_1.0, whole genome shotgun sequence, a single genomic region encodes these proteins:
- the DSN1 gene encoding kinetochore-associated protein DSN1 homolog isoform X5 — MSSSKGWTTQVSSRVVRPQKCEEQVTSFSYFQGSSSRMSSVIRSEAIEELSRSISANLAESKRLGALLLSSFQFSVQKLEPFLKDMEGFSLESFRAKASSLSEELKHFAESLESNGTLQKCFEDSKGKASDLSLETSVAEMKEYITKFSLERQSWDQLLQHYQMEAEEITSRTSAETKVTEVEVEPKTYLGSSQSEVLSTKPDYQKILQNQNKVFDYMELVMDELQGSVKQLHAFMDESTQCFQKVSVQLGKRSTQQLDPSPARKLLKLQLQNPPTTHCSRSCQ, encoded by the exons ATGAGCAGTTCGAAAGGCTGGACAACACAGGTCTCTTCAAGGGTAGTAAGGCCCCAGAAATGTGAAGAACAGGTCACTTCGTTTTCCTATTTTCAGGGTTCTTCATCCAGGATGTCTTCGGTAATTAGATCGGAAGCTATAGAAG AGCTCAGCAGATCCATCAGTGCCAATTTAGCAGAAAGCAAACGGCTGGGCGCTCTCCTGCTTTCCAGTTTCCAG TTCTCTGTTCAGAAACTTGAACCTTTCCTAAAGGACATGGAAGGCTTCAGTCTTGAAAGTTTTAGAGCCAAAG cATCTTCTCTTTCTGAAGAATTGAAACATTTTGCAGAGAGCCTAGAAAGTAATGGAACGCtacaaaaatgttttgaagattCAAAAGG AAAAGCATCAGATTTGTCTCTGGAAACATCAGTGGCTGAGATGAAGGAATACATAACAAA ATTTTCTTTAGAACGTCAGTCTTGGGATCAGCTCTTGCAGCACTACCAGATGGAGGCTGAAGAGATCACATCCAG AACATCAGCTGAAACCAAAGTTACTGAAGTTGAAGTGGAACCTAAAACATATCTTGGATCTTCCCAGAGTGAAGTCCTTAGTACAAAGCCTGACTACCAGAAGATATTGCAGAATCAGAACAAAGTCTTTGATTATATGGAGTTAGTG ATGGATGAACTGCAAGGCTCTGTGAAGCAGCTGCATGCTTTTATGGATGAAAGTACCCAGTGTTTCCAGAAGGTGTCAGTACAGCTTG GGAAGAGAAGCACGCAACAATTAGATCCTTCACCAGCTCGAAAACTGCTCAAGCTTCAGCTACAGAACCCACCTACCACACACTGCTCTAGGTCTTGTCAGTGA
- the DSN1 gene encoding kinetochore-associated protein DSN1 homolog isoform X4: MSSVIRSEAIEELSRSISANLAESKRLGALLLSSFQFSVQKLEPFLKDMEGFSLESFRAKASSLSEELKHFAESLESNGTLQKCFEDSKGKASDLSLETSVAEMKEYITKFSLERQSWDQLLQHYQMEAEEITSRTSAETKVTEVEVEPKTYLGSSQSEVLSTKPDYQKILQNQNKVFDYMELVMDELQGSVKQLHAFMDESTQCFQKVSVQLGKRSTQQLDPSPARKLLKLQLQNPPTTHCSRSCQ; encoded by the exons ATGTCTTCGGTAATTAGATCGGAAGCTATAGAAG AGCTCAGCAGATCCATCAGTGCCAATTTAGCAGAAAGCAAACGGCTGGGCGCTCTCCTGCTTTCCAGTTTCCAG TTCTCTGTTCAGAAACTTGAACCTTTCCTAAAGGACATGGAAGGCTTCAGTCTTGAAAGTTTTAGAGCCAAAG cATCTTCTCTTTCTGAAGAATTGAAACATTTTGCAGAGAGCCTAGAAAGTAATGGAACGCtacaaaaatgttttgaagattCAAAAGG AAAAGCATCAGATTTGTCTCTGGAAACATCAGTGGCTGAGATGAAGGAATACATAACAAA ATTTTCTTTAGAACGTCAGTCTTGGGATCAGCTCTTGCAGCACTACCAGATGGAGGCTGAAGAGATCACATCCAG AACATCAGCTGAAACCAAAGTTACTGAAGTTGAAGTGGAACCTAAAACATATCTTGGATCTTCCCAGAGTGAAGTCCTTAGTACAAAGCCTGACTACCAGAAGATATTGCAGAATCAGAACAAAGTCTTTGATTATATGGAGTTAGTG ATGGATGAACTGCAAGGCTCTGTGAAGCAGCTGCATGCTTTTATGGATGAAAGTACCCAGTGTTTCCAGAAGGTGTCAGTACAGCTTG GGAAGAGAAGCACGCAACAATTAGATCCTTCACCAGCTCGAAAACTGCTCAAGCTTCAGCTACAGAACCCACCTACCACACACTGCTCTAGGTCTTGTCAGTGA
- the DSN1 gene encoding kinetochore-associated protein DSN1 homolog isoform X3, with product MSSSKGWTTQVSSRVVRPQKCEEQVTSFSYFQGSSSRMSSVIRSEAIEVLEEEPVTSKTYDHPLKSDPIPVEVCSKSPASLEMIQRVSEERIHPGSSPKMGGNCDLIHQEGLQSRSLHLSPQEQSPDRQDKSQSWRRASMKEISRRKSLPAFHQGITELSRSISANLAESKRLGALLLSSFQFSVQKLEPFLKDMEGFSLESFRAKASSLSEELKHFAESLESNGTLQKCFEDSKGKASDLSLETSVAEMKEYITKFSLERQSWDQLLQHYQMEAEEITSRTSAETKVTEVEVEPKTYLGSSQSEVLSTKPDYQKILQNQNKVFDYMELVMDELQGSVKQLHAFMDESTQCFQKVSVQLGKRSTQQLDPSPARKLLKLQLQNPPTTHCSRSCQ from the exons ATGAGCAGTTCGAAAGGCTGGACAACACAGGTCTCTTCAAGGGTAGTAAGGCCCCAGAAATGTGAAGAACAGGTCACTTCGTTTTCCTATTTTCAGGGTTCTTCATCCAGGATGTCTTCGGTAATTAGATCGGAAGCTATAGAAG TGCTAGAAGAGGAACCAGTGACATCTAAGACTTACGATCATCCACTGAAATCGGATCCCATCCCTGTGGAAGTGTGTAGCAAATCACCTGCCTCCCTGGAGATGATTCAACGCGTTTCAGAGGAAAGAATTCACCCTGGCTCGAGCCCTAAAATGGGGGGAAATTGTGATCTCATCCACCAGGAAGGACTTCAGTCCAGGTCCCTTCATTTGTCCCCCCAAGAACAATCTCCCGATCGTCAAGACAAGAGTCAATCTTGGCGGCGAGCAAGTATGAAAGAAATAAGCCGGCGGAAGTCACTGCCTGCCTTTCACCAGGGCATCACAG AGCTCAGCAGATCCATCAGTGCCAATTTAGCAGAAAGCAAACGGCTGGGCGCTCTCCTGCTTTCCAGTTTCCAG TTCTCTGTTCAGAAACTTGAACCTTTCCTAAAGGACATGGAAGGCTTCAGTCTTGAAAGTTTTAGAGCCAAAG cATCTTCTCTTTCTGAAGAATTGAAACATTTTGCAGAGAGCCTAGAAAGTAATGGAACGCtacaaaaatgttttgaagattCAAAAGG AAAAGCATCAGATTTGTCTCTGGAAACATCAGTGGCTGAGATGAAGGAATACATAACAAA ATTTTCTTTAGAACGTCAGTCTTGGGATCAGCTCTTGCAGCACTACCAGATGGAGGCTGAAGAGATCACATCCAG AACATCAGCTGAAACCAAAGTTACTGAAGTTGAAGTGGAACCTAAAACATATCTTGGATCTTCCCAGAGTGAAGTCCTTAGTACAAAGCCTGACTACCAGAAGATATTGCAGAATCAGAACAAAGTCTTTGATTATATGGAGTTAGTG ATGGATGAACTGCAAGGCTCTGTGAAGCAGCTGCATGCTTTTATGGATGAAAGTACCCAGTGTTTCCAGAAGGTGTCAGTACAGCTTG GGAAGAGAAGCACGCAACAATTAGATCCTTCACCAGCTCGAAAACTGCTCAAGCTTCAGCTACAGAACCCACCTACCACACACTGCTCTAGGTCTTGTCAGTGA
- the DSN1 gene encoding kinetochore-associated protein DSN1 homolog isoform X2, which yields MRLDGGGVLRMRVRTREAANCAGVLGWRDFSEAAAEVTAQAAGGAPGLEGAAAVAQDVAARPLAAEVLEEEPVTSKTYDHPLKSDPIPVEVCSKSPASLEMIQRVSEERIHPGSSPKMGGNCDLIHQEGLQSRSLHLSPQEQSPDRQDKSQSWRRASMKEISRRKSLPAFHQGITELSRSISANLAESKRLGALLLSSFQFSVQKLEPFLKDMEGFSLESFRAKASSLSEELKHFAESLESNGTLQKCFEDSKGKASDLSLETSVAEMKEYITKFSLERQSWDQLLQHYQMEAEEITSRTSAETKVTEVEVEPKTYLGSSQSEVLSTKPDYQKILQNQNKVFDYMELVMDELQGSVKQLHAFMDESTQCFQKVSVQLGKRSTQQLDPSPARKLLKLQLQNPPTTHCSRSCQ from the exons ATGCGCCTCGACGGAGGCGGCGTTCTGCGCATGCGTGTGCGGACCCGCGAGGCTGCCAACTGCGCAGGCGTCCTTGGTTGGCGGGACTTttcggaggcggcggcggaggtgACGGCGCAGGCTGCTGGCGGCGCCCCGGGCCTAGAAGGAGCGGCTGCAGTGGCGCAGGACGTTGCAGCGCGACCCTTGGCCGCGGAAG TGCTAGAAGAGGAACCAGTGACATCTAAGACTTACGATCATCCACTGAAATCGGATCCCATCCCTGTGGAAGTGTGTAGCAAATCACCTGCCTCCCTGGAGATGATTCAACGCGTTTCAGAGGAAAGAATTCACCCTGGCTCGAGCCCTAAAATGGGGGGAAATTGTGATCTCATCCACCAGGAAGGACTTCAGTCCAGGTCCCTTCATTTGTCCCCCCAAGAACAATCTCCCGATCGTCAAGACAAGAGTCAATCTTGGCGGCGAGCAAGTATGAAAGAAATAAGCCGGCGGAAGTCACTGCCTGCCTTTCACCAGGGCATCACAG AGCTCAGCAGATCCATCAGTGCCAATTTAGCAGAAAGCAAACGGCTGGGCGCTCTCCTGCTTTCCAGTTTCCAG TTCTCTGTTCAGAAACTTGAACCTTTCCTAAAGGACATGGAAGGCTTCAGTCTTGAAAGTTTTAGAGCCAAAG cATCTTCTCTTTCTGAAGAATTGAAACATTTTGCAGAGAGCCTAGAAAGTAATGGAACGCtacaaaaatgttttgaagattCAAAAGG AAAAGCATCAGATTTGTCTCTGGAAACATCAGTGGCTGAGATGAAGGAATACATAACAAA ATTTTCTTTAGAACGTCAGTCTTGGGATCAGCTCTTGCAGCACTACCAGATGGAGGCTGAAGAGATCACATCCAG AACATCAGCTGAAACCAAAGTTACTGAAGTTGAAGTGGAACCTAAAACATATCTTGGATCTTCCCAGAGTGAAGTCCTTAGTACAAAGCCTGACTACCAGAAGATATTGCAGAATCAGAACAAAGTCTTTGATTATATGGAGTTAGTG ATGGATGAACTGCAAGGCTCTGTGAAGCAGCTGCATGCTTTTATGGATGAAAGTACCCAGTGTTTCCAGAAGGTGTCAGTACAGCTTG GGAAGAGAAGCACGCAACAATTAGATCCTTCACCAGCTCGAAAACTGCTCAAGCTTCAGCTACAGAACCCACCTACCACACACTGCTCTAGGTCTTGTCAGTGA
- the DSN1 gene encoding kinetochore-associated protein DSN1 homolog isoform X1, protein MSSVIRSEAIEVLEEEPVTSKTYDHPLKSDPIPVEVCSKSPASLEMIQRVSEERIHPGSSPKMGGNCDLIHQEGLQSRSLHLSPQEQSPDRQDKSQSWRRASMKEISRRKSLPAFHQGITELSRSISANLAESKRLGALLLSSFQFSVQKLEPFLKDMEGFSLESFRAKASSLSEELKHFAESLESNGTLQKCFEDSKGKASDLSLETSVAEMKEYITKFSLERQSWDQLLQHYQMEAEEITSRTSAETKVTEVEVEPKTYLGSSQSEVLSTKPDYQKILQNQNKVFDYMELVMDELQGSVKQLHAFMDESTQCFQKVSVQLGKRSTQQLDPSPARKLLKLQLQNPPTTHCSRSCQ, encoded by the exons ATGTCTTCGGTAATTAGATCGGAAGCTATAGAAG TGCTAGAAGAGGAACCAGTGACATCTAAGACTTACGATCATCCACTGAAATCGGATCCCATCCCTGTGGAAGTGTGTAGCAAATCACCTGCCTCCCTGGAGATGATTCAACGCGTTTCAGAGGAAAGAATTCACCCTGGCTCGAGCCCTAAAATGGGGGGAAATTGTGATCTCATCCACCAGGAAGGACTTCAGTCCAGGTCCCTTCATTTGTCCCCCCAAGAACAATCTCCCGATCGTCAAGACAAGAGTCAATCTTGGCGGCGAGCAAGTATGAAAGAAATAAGCCGGCGGAAGTCACTGCCTGCCTTTCACCAGGGCATCACAG AGCTCAGCAGATCCATCAGTGCCAATTTAGCAGAAAGCAAACGGCTGGGCGCTCTCCTGCTTTCCAGTTTCCAG TTCTCTGTTCAGAAACTTGAACCTTTCCTAAAGGACATGGAAGGCTTCAGTCTTGAAAGTTTTAGAGCCAAAG cATCTTCTCTTTCTGAAGAATTGAAACATTTTGCAGAGAGCCTAGAAAGTAATGGAACGCtacaaaaatgttttgaagattCAAAAGG AAAAGCATCAGATTTGTCTCTGGAAACATCAGTGGCTGAGATGAAGGAATACATAACAAA ATTTTCTTTAGAACGTCAGTCTTGGGATCAGCTCTTGCAGCACTACCAGATGGAGGCTGAAGAGATCACATCCAG AACATCAGCTGAAACCAAAGTTACTGAAGTTGAAGTGGAACCTAAAACATATCTTGGATCTTCCCAGAGTGAAGTCCTTAGTACAAAGCCTGACTACCAGAAGATATTGCAGAATCAGAACAAAGTCTTTGATTATATGGAGTTAGTG ATGGATGAACTGCAAGGCTCTGTGAAGCAGCTGCATGCTTTTATGGATGAAAGTACCCAGTGTTTCCAGAAGGTGTCAGTACAGCTTG GGAAGAGAAGCACGCAACAATTAGATCCTTCACCAGCTCGAAAACTGCTCAAGCTTCAGCTACAGAACCCACCTACCACACACTGCTCTAGGTCTTGTCAGTGA